The Cellulomonas sp. S1-8 genomic sequence TGCTCGGCGGCCCGGCGGAGCAGGCGCTCACCGAGGCCGTGCGCACCGCACGACGCAACGACCACTTCGTGCTCGCCGAGTCCGAGACGAGCACCTGGGGCTCGTCGTGGCCGCTCGTCGCGGAGGTGCGCAACGGACGGCGCGGGTTCGTGCTGCAGCCCGACCACCTCGACGGCGACGCGCTGTTCCGCACGACCTTCCCGCGCATGGGCCGCGCGGAGTTCCCGCCGGGACGTGGCGTGCTGGTCGAGCAGGGCAGGTTGCGGCGCGTGCAGCTGCCCGTCGCGGACTGAGCCCGGCTGCGCCGCCGAGCCTGTGGACAAACCCGGACGAGCACGGACGAAACTCGCTAGCGTCGGCGCCGGTGCGCGGCACCACGGCGGGGACGGACCCCACCGCACGATCAGCAGGGGAGTGCCAGATGGCGAACATCGACGTCAGCTACCAGGAGATGCGGGACGCGGCGACGCGCCTCACCGCGGGCCAGGACGAGATCACCAACCGCCTGGGGGAGCTGCGTGCCTTCATCGAGCAGCTCGTCTCGTCGGGCTTCGTCACCGACCAGGCGTCGGTGGCGTTCGGCGAGTCGTACCGCCAGTTCACGCAGGGCGCGACCGACACGGTCTCTGCGCTGACGTCGCTGGGCGAGTACCTGCGCGCGGCGGCGGCGACCCTCGAGGACGCCGACTCCCAGCTCGCGGCCGGCCTGCGCGGCTGAGCATGACGTCCGCGCGCCTCACCGTCGACACCGACCGCCTGACCGCCGCAGGGACGCGGCTCGCCGACCTGGCGCACACGTTCTCGACCGCGAACGTCCACGCACGGAACCTGGCCGGGGCTTTGGTGCACCAGGACCTGGTGAACGTGGTCGGGGAGTTCGCGCTCGGCTGGGACGACGTGCGCGTCGGTGTGGTCAAGGACATCGGCTTCCTCGGTGAGGCGTGCGGACGGATCGGCGACACGTTCGCCGACCTGGACGCGGCTTTCGCGGTGCAGCTGCGGGGTCTGGTGTGAGCCGGCCGTCGGACTGGTACCCGCTGGCCGTGATGGACCCGGTGGCGGGGGACCCGGAGCGGGTGCGAGCTGCCGGTGAGGAGTACCGGGGCGTGGCCCGGCAGATCGAGGCGGCGGCGGACGAGCTGCGGGCGATCGCCTCGGAGATGGACGGCGGTTCTGCGGCCGTGGACGAGGTGGACGCGAAGGCCACGCGTCTGGCGGACACCATCGAGCGGGCGCACGGCCGGTACGCGGCCACGGGTGAGGCGTTGCTGACGTACGCGGGTGCGCTGGCGCACGCACAGGAGCTGTCCCTGGCGGCGCACACCACGGCGGTGACGGCCCTGCACGCGCAGGACGAGGCGCTGGCGAGCATCGCCTGGTGGACGCGCATGGCGGACGGTGCGAGCGACCCGGCCGTCCGTGACCGGTACCTCGCTCTGGCAGACGACGCGCGGACGGACCTGCGGTCGGCCGACGGGCAGCTCGACGCGGCCCGCACCGACCTGCGCGTCGCGGTCGCGCAGCGCGACGGTGCCGTCAGTGCGGCGTGCGCGGCGATCCGCGGTGCGATGGACCGCGACGACCTGCACGACACCATGTGGCAGGACCTCGGCGGGGGCGTCCAGGAGGTCGGGCTGCACCTGTGGAACGGCGTCGACGAGGTCGCGACCGTGCTGGCGATCGCCGCGGTGCTGCTGTGCTGGATGCCGGGCGTCAACGGCGTGCTGGCCGCGGCCGCCACGATCGCCGGGGTCCTGCTGCTGTTCCGGGACTCGGTGGACCTGGCCAGCGGCAACGGCAGCGGCGAGGACGTGCGGGCCTCGGCGCTGGGTGTCGTGACGTTCGGGGTGGGTCGGTTCGCGCAGCAGGGGATCCGGTTGTCGGTCGCGGCGGCACGCGGCGGGCGGACGCTGCGGCAGGTGGACATGGCGGACGACGCGGCCGGAGTGGCAGCGCACTCGGCGGCGCACTCGTCGGTGGGCGCGGCGACCAGGAGTCGTCTTGACCAGGTAGCCGGCGGCCTGCGCAATGCCGACGTGCTCAGGTCCGCCGAGCTCTGGCAGCACATGAGGCCTGGCGTCATCGCGCGTGACACCTGGAACCAGCTGCGGGGCGGAGTCGACCTCGTCGCAGCGCCGGGGCTGTATCGGCCGAGTGCGAGCGGACATGTGTCGCGTCCGGTCGACACCGTGGCCAACCCACTCAGGGAGTACGGCGTCGAGGTGGCGACGACCTGGACTCAGCACAAGGGCGCCGGCGCCTTCACCGCAGTCGGCAACGAAGCAGCAGCACGCGCACTCACGGCAACCAGCGCGGGTGGCACCGCTCATGGCTGGGTCGCCCTGAGTGGTGGTGTCCAGGTCGTGGAGAGCGCGTGCGCGCTCGCTCCGGCCGCGTCCGCGGACGCGCTTCGCGACTCGTGCTCGCTCGACGTCAAGGAGGTTAGGAGATGAACCAGAACCCGACGGAGGGGGCGACGGGGACATTCCTTGTCGAGTTCGAGCTCACGAGCCCCGCGCAATGGATGGGGTGGACAGCGGGGAGTGCCATCGAGCCCTTGGCCAGGACCATCGCCGAGCAACTGGCGGACGAGGGTGCGGCGAGAGCGGTCACTGCCCGGTCCATCGAGGTGATCAACGCGGACTCCCTACGCAAGCAGGGGATCGTCGCGCACAACGCGATCTGGGTCCCGGACAGGTCTACGGGCGAGGTCGCAGCCGTTCTCGACCTGACGGTCATGCCTGCGGCGGGTGGTGCGGCGGCACCGGAGCGGCATCTGACCCGCAACCTGCGTCGAGCCTTCGGGTGGACCACGCGGATCGTGGAGTACGCGGCGCAGACGTCAGAGGTTCCGGCGGGTCGCATGACGATCGAACAAGTGCTGCTGCGGCGGTTCGGTGAGCGACAGGTACAGGCGTACCTCTTCCTGCACGTCTTCCCGCCGGGTGCGCATGAGGCGGCCTGCCTCGTGTTCAACACCGTGCACCTGGACCTGGTGACCGAGATCGCCCGGCAGGGCCGCATGTTCGCGGAGTCACTGGAGCTGACGCTCGGCGACATCCCCGGCGGACGGCGGACACGGTGAGCGGGGGCGTCCGCGCGCGTGGGGCGTCCGACGCAGCTGCGAGGAAGTCCGCGCCTCGGCGCGTGCTTGTCCGACTGGTTCACGTTGAATGGGTGCTCCCAGACGAGTCTTGGGGTGGTTGGGTGCCTGCGCCGAGCGTCGGAACCGTCGCGAGCGGCCTGTCCAGGGAGCTCGCGGACCAGGGGCCGGCGAGAGAGGTGACGCGGCGCTCGATCGAACTGGTGAACTCAGACTCGTTGCGCAAGAGAGGCATCGTCGCCGCGAATGCGGTGTGGGTGCCCGTTCGGTCCACCGGGGAGGTCGCTGCGATCCTCGACCTGACCGTGATCCAGGCGCCGGGTGGTGAGTCCGCTCCGGAGCAGCACCTGGCGCGCAGTCTGCGCAAGGACTTCGGGTGGACGACGCGGATCGTGGAGTACGCGGCGCAGACGTCGGAGGTCCCGGCGGGTCGGTTGACGATCGAGCAGGTGCTGCTGCGGCGGTTCGGGGAGCGGCAGGTGCAGGGGTTTCTGTTCCTCAACGTGTTCCCGCCGGGTGCCGCGGAGGCGGCGTCGTTGGTGTTCAACACGGTGCACCTGGACCTGGTGACGGAGGTCGCCCGGCAGGGTCGGATGATCGCGGAGTCGCTGGATCTGACACTCGGCGACATCCCGGGTGGACGGCGCAGAGGATGAGCGGGGGCGTCCGTGCGCGTGGGGCTCCGCTGGTCAACGTGAACTACTCCTACCCAGACTGCTGGGCAGGATGGACACCTGGATGGAGCTTCGCTCGCTTTGCACGCGAGATCGCCGGAGAGCTCGCAGAGCCGGGCCCCGCATCGGAGGTCACTGCGCGCGCGGTCGGACTGGTCAATGCCGACTCGTTGCGCAAGAGGGGCATCGTCGCGCAGAACGCCGTGTGGGTGCCCGACCGGTCGACTGGTGAGGTTGCGGCAATCCTGGACGTCACGATCATTGTGGCGCCCGGCGGTGAGTCCGCTCCGGAGCGGCACCTGGCGCGCAATCTGCGCAAGGACTTCGGGTGGACGACGCGGATCGTGGACTACGCCGCGCAGACGTCAGAGGTCCCGGCGGGTCGGTTGACGATCGAGCAGGTGCTGCTGCGACGGTTCGGGGAGCGGCAGGTGCAGGGGTTTCTGTTCCTCAACGTGTTCCCGCCGGGCGCTGCGGAGGCGGCGTCGTTGGTGTTCAACACGGTGCACCTGGATCTGGTGACGGAGGTCGCCCGGCAGGGTCGGATGATCGCGGAGTCGCTGGAGCTGACGCTCGGCGACATCCCCGGCGGACGGCGGAAGGGATGAGCGGGGGCGTCCGTGCGCGTGGGACGTCCGACGGGGCCATCGGGTTGGTCCTGCCGGCGGACTGGTGGGTCGTGCCGCTCGCCGACGAGACGCAGCGCGGCCGGGTCGTCGCGGCGCTCGTCGAGCACCAGGTCGGCGGTGGGGACGCGTCCGCTGCGCTGCGACGCCAGCTCCGGGTCGACATCGGCGCAGCGGCACGGCGTGCGGCGGCGTCGGGAGGCTGGGGGATGGCGTTCATGCTGATGCGCGCCGGCGACCACCCGCTGCCCGCGACGATGACCGGCTACCGGTCGCCCGGGTCCTTCCGGGACGAGGGCGGCGTGGCCGAGGTCCGCGGGGCGCTCGAGGCGGCGACCGTCGCGGCGGGCGGGCGGCTGGACGCGGGTGCGGGCCCGTTCGGCCTCGTGCTGCGGAGCATCCGCGAACGCACCGGCACGTGGCACGACGTCGTCGACCTGCCCGTCCTCGCGTGCGACTACTGGACGGACCCCGACGACGGCCACGGCCTCGTGCACCTGTCGTTCACCACGTCGCTCGTCGCGCTGCGCGACGCCATGTGCGACCTGTTCGACACCGTCGTGGCGACCCTGCACCGCAGCGACCACCCACCCGCACCCGACGCCGGTGCGAGCGACGACGATCTCGTGGCGGCGCGGGTTGCCGCCCCTACCGGCGATCCGTCGACCCGGCCGTGAGCGCGGCCTGGGCGAGGAGCAGGCGAGTCGCGTCCGCCGCCGGCATCGGCCGCGCGAACAGGAAACCCTGGGCGAACGGGCACCCCAGCTCGGCCAGGGTCGCCGCCTCGGCCTCGGTCTCGATCCCCTCGGCGATGACGTCCAGCCCGAACCGGGCACCCATCGTCACCATCAGGCCCACGAGCTCGCGGCTGCGGCGGCTCGTCTGCATCCGCTGCACGAACGACCGGTCGATCTTGAGCGCACCGACGGGGAGCTCGTGCAGTGCCGACAGCGACGAGTGCCCGGTCCCGAAGTCGTCGACGTGCATCTCGACGCCCTCCTCCCGCAGCTGGCCGAGGAAGCTCACCGCGACGTCCTGGTAGTGCATGATCACGCCCTCGGTCACCTCGAACACGATCGAGGACGCGGGCACGTCGAACCGGTCGAGGGCCGCGCGCAGCGTCGGGCGCAGGTCCGGGTCCCAGAACTGCCGGTTGGAGAGGTTGACGCTCACGGTGCAGTCCTCGAAGCCGGGGACGGCGTCCCGCCACTCCCGGATCTGACGGCACGCCTCGGCGATCGTCCACAGGCCGATCGGCCGGGTGTGACCGGTCGCCTCGGCGACCGGCAGGAAGTCGTCCGGTGGGACGAGCCCGCGCTGCGGGTGGTGCCAGCGGATCAGCGCCTCCAGGCCGACGATCCGGCGAGTGTCCAGACGCACGATCGGCTGGTAGTACAGCTCGAACTGGTCCTCGGCGATGCCCTGGTCCAGGGCGGACTCCATCTGCAGGCGTGCCATCGCTCGCGCGTGCATCGCGGTGTCGAACAGCACCACGGAGCCCGGTCCCTGTGCCTTGGCCCGGTACATGGCGGTGTCGGCGTCCCGGAGGTACTCGTCGGCGGACTCGTACTCGACGGCACTGACGGCGATCCCGGCCGCGGCGCTGACGGTCCGGGTCCCCTCGTTGACGACCACCGGCACGGACATCACCGACAGCAGCCGCCTGATCACCTCGGGCAGCCCCGGGATGTCCTGGACGTCGTCGATCAGCAGCGCGAACTCGTCGCCGCCGAACCGCGACACGGTGTCGGTGACGCGCACCTCCGACGACAGTCGCCTGGCCACCTGGATCAGCAGCTCGTCGCCGACCTGGTGCCCCAGACTGTCGTTGACGACCTTGAACCCGTCCAGGTCCAGGAAGACCACGGCGAACTGGTAGTCGGCGTGGCGCTGGGTGCGCAGGATCGCCTGGTTGAGCCTCTCCAGGAACAGCGCCCGGTTCGGCAGGCCGGTGAGCAGGTCGTAGTGCGCGTCGTGCCGCAGCTGTTCCTCCAGCTGCTGGCGCTCGGTGACGTCCGTCATGGACCCCACGAGCCGGGTGACGGTGCCGTCGGTGTCACGGACCGACAACGCGTTGGTGATCATCCAGCGGTAGGTGCCGTCCGCGGTGCGCAGCCGGTACCCCACCTCCAGCGCGGGGTCGCGGCCGTTCAGGTGGTGGGACAGCGCCCGGTCGACGGTGACCCGGTCCGCAGGGTGGACGCGGCTGAGCCACTCGTGGGAGGTGGCACCGATCTCGTCCTCCGTGAAACCCAGCAGGGCCTTCCAGCGCGCCGAGTAGTAGACGACCCCGGTGCCGAGGTCCCAGTCCCACATGCCGTCGTTGGCGGCCTCGGCAGCCAAGGCGTAGCGCTCCTCGCTGACCCGCAGCCGCTCGACCGCGCGGTCCTGGTCCAGGGCCACGGCCAGCAGCACGGCCCAGTGGTTGAACCGTTCGAAGACCGCCTCCTCCATGACGTCGAAGGGTCCGGTGAGGGCCAGGAAGCCGTGGTCGCTGCCGTCGAAGCGGAGCGGCACCACCAGCGTGAGCGCGTCGGGACCGATCTCCTCGTGCCGGGACGCCGGGGGGAAGGCGCGGACGTCGCACGGCTCGTCGCGGCGCCCGCTCCCGCCCTCGTCGGGGTAGACGCCCACGATGCGCAGCTCGTGGTTGTCGTTCCACAGCGCGAGGCTGCCGCGCGGCACGTCCGTGCCGCTCAGCCAGGTCAGGGACCGCACGTCCCGGTCGTGGCGGCGCACCAGCTCCGTGCTGACCCGGTGGTACCGGCGCTGCACCTCGACGTGCTGGTTCACCACGGCGCCGCTCTGCTGCCGGCGGTGGGACTGCAGCGCCCGAGCGGTGACGTCGACGGCACGCCGGTCCAGCGCCGCGGCGGCCGGGGCGTCACCGGGGGCGAGCAGCGCGGTCACCGCCACGGCCAGTCCCCGGACGGCCGCGACCGCGTTCAGCGGGGACGACGAGCGGCCCATCACGTGCCGCAGCGCGTCGGTGGCGGACTTCTCCGCTGCGCCGAGGTCCGCCTCCGGCGTCCGCAGCACCTGGCCGAACAGGGTGAGGAGGTGCTGCGCGGCGACCCGCAGACCGTCCTGCCGGGTCGGCGTCAGGTCCTGCTCGCCGTACAGCACGGCCCCGAGATCGCGCACGAACGGCGCGCTCAGGCCCTCGAGACCGGAGGGTTCGCCGTCGCCGTGGGCCTCGACGGTGCGGCAGCCGCAGGACTCCCGCACGACGAACGTGACGGGCATGCGGTGCAGGCCCGGTTCGACGACGTCGCCCCGCAGGGCACGCAGGGCGAGCGCGCAGGCCATCGATCCGGCGAGGGTGAAGCTCTGGGCGACGGTGGACAGCGGCGGGTGGTGCTCCGCGGCCTCGGGAATGTCGTCGAACCCGACCACCGCGACGTCGTCCGGCACGACGACCCCGTCGGCCGCGAGGGCCTCGATGAACGCCATCGCGGTCGCGTCGGTGCACGCCACCACGGCGGTGGGCAGCTCGCCCAGCTCACGCAGGCGGCGCACGGCGAACGCGCCGTCGTAGGTCTCGTCCAGCCGCCACGGCACCGGTACCTGGTCGGTGGGCAGCAGGCCGTGGGCGAGCATGGCCTGCCGGTACGCCTCGTAGCGGATCGAGTCGTCGGCGTTGGCGGGCTGACGGCCCACGAAGGCGATCCTCGTGTGACCGTGCCCGACCAGGTGGTCCAGCGACGCACGGACGCCCTGCTCGTTGTCGGGGACGACGGTGGGGCAGTCACACCCCGACGGCGCCTCGTACACGGTCACGACCGGCTTGCCGGTGGCGGCGAAGGCCTGCACGTAGTGGGAGTCCACGGCCGCCGGGGCCACGACCAGCGCATCGAGGTGGTCCCAGCTGACCTGCGAGGCGAACCGCTCGTCCTCGAAGTCCAGCAGACCGGCGTCGTGCGTCTGGATCGCCACGATCCGTGCGCCCTGCGCGCTCGCGGTGTCGATGACCCCGGTGAGTATGCTTCCGAAGAAGTAGCCGTGCACGTTGGGCGCGATGAAACCGACCGCGGGTGGCCGCCGCTGGGAGATGCCGTCGATGGTCGCCTCCTTCGTCGCAGTCGCCATCGTCACTGCCCTGGCATCGGCAGATCGAGGCCGGACCTGGAGCGCTGGCCACCCAGTCCGGGCGTCGGCCACCCCGGATCACCCCGGTCGGACGAGCTCCGCGAAGACCACGACGTTCGCCTCGTAGTGCCGCACGGTCGGGTCCCACGCGCCCCCGCACGTGATCAGGCGTAGGCCCGCGTGGTCGATGTCGCCGTAGACGGCGTCCGTCGGGAACTCGTCCTTCGGGTGCTCCTCGACGGCCGTCACCACGAACACCGGTGCCGTCCCGTCGGTCCGGGTCACCCGGACCTCGTCGCCGACGGACACACGCGCCAGGTCGTAGAACACACCCGGCCCGGCCCAGTCGACGTGCCCGGCGATGACCGCGGGACCGAGCTCACCCGGGGTCGGCGCCCGGTCGTACCACCCGGCGGGGAACCCGGCCGGCGGCACCTCCATGGTGCCGTCCGCCTGCAGTCCCAGCGTCATCAGCTCGGAGTCGACGCCGATCGACGGGATCGTCACCCGGAGCGGGACGGAGGGCGCCATCATCAACGGACCCGCGACCCGCGACGCGGCCGCCGATGGCGCCGCGGAGGCGGTCGCAGGCGCGGCCTCGGCCCCGTTCGTCGGGTCGAGCACGCCGGGTGCGGCCGGCACGGTGCCGCACGCGGCGGTCGTCAGGACGGCCGTCGTCAGGACGAGCGCGACCGCCCACGGCGGCGCGCCCGGCCGCCTCGTCACTCCGCGCGCGACCGGCGGGTTCGCAGTCGCGACGTCCCGGCGACGATGACGGCGGCCGCGCCCAGCAGGGCGAGGACGACGGCACCTGTCGTCCCGGCGCCGACGCTGCTGCCGTCACCGGTGGAGACCCCACCGGTGGGGACCTGCGGCACCTGCGGCCCGCGCCGCGCCGCGGACCCGGAGCCCGCGCCGGAACCCGTCCCGGGACCTGCGGTCGCGCCCACGCCGGCACCAGCGCTCGGGGCCGGTGTCGCGCCCTCGCTCGGGACGACGGTCGGACTCGCGGTCGCGCTCGCGCTCGCGCTCGCGCTCGGCGTCGGCACCGCGCACAGCGGGCGGATGATCGTGTTCGAGTCCAGGGTGACCGCGCCGTTGCGGGCCAGGACGCGGCCGGCGACCGTCGCCCCCGTGGTCAGGGTGATGGACGTCAGGGCCATGACGGTGCCGACGAACGACGTCCGCGTACCCAGGGTCGTCGAGCTGCCGACCTGCCAGTAGACGTTGCACGCCTGAGCGCCGTCGATGAGCACGACCGCGCTGTCGGTCGCGGTGATGAGCGTCGACGGGGTCTGGAAGACCCAGACGGCGTTCGGGTCGCCGTCACCGTCCAGCGTGAGGGTGCCGGTCAGACCCAGGGCGTCGCCGGAGGAGTACACGCCGGACGTCAGGGTCAGACCTCCGAGCTCGTTCGGGACCGCCATCACGGGCCCCTGCCCCGCGGCGTTGTCGTACGCCGTCACGAGGTCCGTCTTGGCCTGGTCGGCGACGTCGTCCGCGGCGTGGACGGCCCCGGCGTGCGTGATCGAGCCCGCCCCGGTGAACGACGCGGTGGGGGACGTGCCGATGTCCCCGGTGACCGTCGTCGACCCGGTGTTCGTGATGCCCGCTCCCGCGAGGATCGCGAAGCTGTCCGCCGTGGCGAGGGGCACCGCGACGGGGGCGGCCTGCGCGCTCGACGCCAGGGCGACGGCCAGGGTGACCGTCGCTGCGATCGCTGCGACAGCCGCTGTGCGCGGACGAGGGTGACGACGTACGCCGGTCGTGGCCTGCATGGTGATGTCCTCCGGTGGCGGGAGTGCCTCCGAGTGAACACCCCCTGCCGCGACACTACGGCCTGCACCTGCCCCGTGCCGACGGCTGCTCGACTCACCGGCGGGTCGCGCTGGACAATCCCTCAGGATCTGCGCATTTCCGCGCGACGAGGCCCGGAGGCGGGCGTCATCCGCGCCTCGTCGTCGTGCCCAGCAGCGCGGGCGGCATCGCCACGAGGTCGCCCGGGACGTCGACGTCCTGACGCGCGCCCGACGTCGCCGGCACGTCGAGCCGCACGTGCCCGGCGGCGGCGTGCCGCGCCGAGGACCCGCGCCCGAACGCCGGGCGCAGCGCGTGCGGCGCGGTCGCCGTCAGCATCGTCGTGCCGGTCCCGGCCGCGTCCGGCACGTGCGCGCGTGGCAGCGCACCGGCCGCCTCCAGCACGGTGTCGACCTCCCGCGCCACGAGGAAGGGCAGGTCGCCGAGCACCACGACCACGGGCGCCCGGGGCGCGACCGTGCGGACGTGCGCCGCACCGGCCAGCACCGCCGCGTCCAGGCCCCGCACCTGCGCGTCGGGGCCACCGGTCGGCTCGTCCACCACCGTCGTCCGGGGCCCGCGCAGCAGCGCGGCGAGCGCCCGGTCCGGGGTGACCAGGACGACATGGTCGACGCGGTCCGCGGTCAGCAGCGCGTGCACGGTCGCGGCCGCCATCTGCCGCACCAGGTGGGCGCGGGTGTCGTCGTCGAGCGCCGGGGCGAGCCGGGACTTGCCCCGACGCGCCTCCTTGACGGGCACCACCGCCCACCAGCCGCTCACGGGGCGACACCCACCAGGTCGAGCGCTGCCGCCGCCATGCGGGCGGTCGCGGCCACGTCCGTCATGAGGGTCGGTGCGGCCGCCGCGACCCACCCCTCGGCGCGCAGCGGTGCGACGGCACCCGAGTCCACGTCGTCGACGAGCCACGCGTCGAGCACCCCGCCCGTCGCGCGCAGCCCGAGGTGGCGGGCGACGGCGGCGGCGTCCGTCGCGACGCCGGTCGCCGTCAGGCACGCGTCCGCCATGCCGCGCACGGGCGCCCCGCCGATCACCGGGCTCACGCCGACGACCGGCGCGGACGTGGCGCGCAGCGCGTCGCGGACGCCCGGCACCCCCAGGATCGTGCCGACCGAGACCACGGGGTTCGACGGCGGGACCACGACGACGTCCGCGCCTGCCAGCGCCTCCAGCACCCCCGGTGCGGGCGTCGCGTCCTGCACCCCGACCTGGACGAAACCGCGTGCCGGGACCGCGGCCCGGTGCCGCACCCACCACTCCTCGAAGTGCAGCGTGCCCTCGTCGGTGACGACGTGCGTCTCGACCTCGTCGTCGGACATGGGCAGCAGCCGGACGCCCGGCGACCAGCGCGCGGCGAGCCGCTGGGTCACCGCGGACAGCGGCAGCCCGGAGCGCAGCAGGGCGGTCCGCGCCAGGTGGGTGGCCAGGTCCAGGTCGCCGAGCGTGAACCACTCCCAGCCCAGCCCGTAGGCGACCAGGTCGTCCGCGACGTGCGTCGACTCACCGCGTCGGCCCCAGCCCTGCTGCTCGTGCACCGCACCGCCGAGCGTGTACATCAGGGTGTCGAGGTCAGGACACACGCGGACCCCGTGCAGCCACATGTCGTCGCCGGTGTTCGCCACGACCGTGACCTGCGCGGTCGTCCCGCCCTCGCCGTCCGGCAGACGCTCGCGCAGCATCGCGAGCAGCCCGCGGGTGAAGCGCGCCCCGCCGACGCCGCCCGACAGCACCGTGACCCTCATGCGTGCGACGTCCCGGTGGGGCTGTACGCGATCACGGGCCGGCCGGTCACCGGGTGCGTCAGGACGTGCGCGTCGACGCCGTACACGTCACGGACCAGCGCCGGCGTCAGCACCTCGGCCGGGGGGCCGGCGGCCGCAAGCCGACCGCCCGACAGGACGAGCACGTGCTCGCAGTACGCGGCCGCGAGGTTGAGGTCGTGCAGCGCGGCCACCGTCGTCACCCCCAGCCCGCGGACGAACCCCAGCAGCGCGAGCTGCGCGCTCACGTCCAGGTGGTTGGTCGGCTCGTCGAGGAGCAGCAGCGCAGGCTCCTGGGCGAGCGCCCGTGCGATGTGCACGCGCTGCCGTTCCCCGCCCGACAGCGTCGCCCACCCGCGGTGGGCCAGGTGGGTCGCCGACGCGGCGTCGAGGGCCCGGTCCACGGCGCCCGCGTCGGAGTCCGTGCCCCACAGCGTGCGGTACGGGATGCGGCCCAGGGCGACGACCTCGCGCACGCTCAGCGGCACCGTCGCGTCGGACGACTGCTCGAGCAGCGCGACGTGCCGGGCACGGTCGCGGCGGGGCATCGTGTGCACCGGCACCACCGGCCGCGGGTCGTCGGCGCCGGGGTCGCTCACCAGCACGGCCCCGGCCTGCGGTGCCAGCACGCCCGCGACGAGGCGCAGGAGCGTGGTCTTCCCCGCGCCGTTGGGGCCCAGCAGGCCCGTCAGCGCGCCCGCGGGGGGCGTGGCGTCGATGCCGTCGACGACCCACCGCCCACCCAGCCGGGTGCCGACACCCGCGATCGTCAGCTCCACGCGCCACCCCGCCCCCGGCGCAGCAGCACCGCGAAGACGGGGACCCCGATGAGCGCGGTGACGATGCCGACCGGCAGCTCACGCGGGTCGAACACGGTCCGGGCGAGCGTGTCCGCCCACACCAGCAGCACCGCACCGGCCAGCGCGGCCACGGGCAGCAGGCGGCGGTGCGCGGGACCGGTCACGACGGACACGGCGTGCGGCAGCACCAGGCCGACGAACCCGATGGCCCCGGACACCGCGACCATCGCGCCCGTCAGCAGGGCGACCAGCGTCATCATCGCCCAGCGCGTGCGGTCGACGTCCACGCCGAGCGCCGCCGCGGCGGTGTCGCCGAACGCGAACGCGTCGAGCCGTCCCGACGCCAGCAGCACGACCGTCCCGACGACGAGCAGCGCCGCCCCGGCGATCGCGGCGGACGACCACGTCGCGCCCGCGAGCGACCCCATGAGCCAGGACAGGATCTCGCGGTACGAGTCGCCCGTGGCCGTCCAGAAGATGACGAACGAGGTCGCCGCGGCCGCGAGCTGCGACACCGCGAGACCCGCGAGCACCGCGCGCGTCGGGGTGAGCGTGCCGCCCGTCCGCGCGAGCGTGAGCGTCGCGACGAGAGCCAGGAGCGCCCCGG encodes the following:
- the cofD gene encoding 2-phospho-L-lactate transferase, with the protein product MRVTVLSGGVGGARFTRGLLAMLRERLPDGEGGTTAQVTVVANTGDDMWLHGVRVCPDLDTLMYTLGGAVHEQQGWGRRGESTHVADDLVAYGLGWEWFTLGDLDLATHLARTALLRSGLPLSAVTQRLAARWSPGVRLLPMSDDEVETHVVTDEGTLHFEEWWVRHRAAVPARGFVQVGVQDATPAPGVLEALAGADVVVVPPSNPVVSVGTILGVPGVRDALRATSAPVVGVSPVIGGAPVRGMADACLTATGVATDAAAVARHLGLRATGGVLDAWLVDDVDSGAVAPLRAEGWVAAAAPTLMTDVAATARMAAAALDLVGVAP
- a CDS encoding putative F420-0 ABC transporter ATP-binding protein produces the protein MELTIAGVGTRLGGRWVVDGIDATPPAGALTGLLGPNGAGKTTLLRLVAGVLAPQAGAVLVSDPGADDPRPVVPVHTMPRRDRARHVALLEQSSDATVPLSVREVVALGRIPYRTLWGTDSDAGAVDRALDAASATHLAHRGWATLSGGERQRVHIARALAQEPALLLLDEPTNHLDVSAQLALLGFVRGLGVTTVAALHDLNLAAAYCEHVLVLSGGRLAAAGPPAEVLTPALVRDVYGVDAHVLTHPVTGRPVIAYSPTGTSHA
- a CDS encoding putative F420-0 ABC transporter permease subunit; the encoded protein is MPSTNAPPAKPGTRDAGVVDVGSAGPRAPLRPPLALLVGIGSVALVATLLVAVTIGPADLAVGEVVRSVLAHLGLRDPDVPRLHDAIVWDLRLPRVVTAAAVGAGLAVAGAVMQSLTRNPLADPYLLGLSSGASLGAVAVLVLGVGLLLPVAAFAGALLALVATLTLARTGGTLTPTRAVLAGLAVSQLAAAATSFVIFWTATGDSYREILSWLMGSLAGATWSSAAIAGAALLVVGTVVLLASGRLDAFAFGDTAAAALGVDVDRTRWAMMTLVALLTGAMVAVSGAIGFVGLVLPHAVSVVTGPAHRRLLPVAALAGAVLLVWADTLARTVFDPRELPVGIVTALIGVPVFAVLLRRGRGGAWS